In one window of Janthinobacterium sp. 1_2014MBL_MicDiv DNA:
- the lptG gene encoding LPS export ABC transporter permease LptG, producing the protein MKILQRYFAVSIFQAVLFVLLAFLALQAFIDLTGELPKVGRNGYTIQYAFLYVLVLVPGHVYEVMPIAALIGTIYTMAQFAASSEFTIMRASSMSTAMAAGFLFRIGIVFVVITFIFGELITPRTEPLAERLKLTSRGAAVSSEFRSGLWTKDMVKSDGLTGAVTGSRFFNVGEAQPDGQLKNVKLYEFDTDMRLRTLTVANGATYQGKNIWRLTDVTETSFSNSATAAPGYEPKLENYYGQETSLVHTVKSATKDMVSEVTPKILTVSASDPERMSASELAVYTRHLAENKQETERFRIAFWKKLIDPLAIFVLMALALPFAYMHTRSGGISLKIFIGIMIGVSFMLVNTLFSHLGLLSTWPAFLTAVAPSALYLLLALGALWWVERH; encoded by the coding sequence ATGAAGATTTTACAGCGCTATTTTGCGGTCTCGATATTCCAGGCGGTGCTGTTCGTGCTGCTGGCCTTCCTGGCACTGCAAGCCTTCATCGACCTGACGGGCGAGCTGCCCAAGGTGGGGCGCAATGGTTACACCATCCAGTACGCCTTCCTGTATGTGCTGGTGCTGGTGCCTGGCCATGTGTACGAAGTGATGCCGATCGCGGCGCTGATCGGCACCATCTATACGATGGCGCAGTTTGCCGCCAGCTCGGAATTTACCATCATGCGCGCGTCGAGCATGTCGACGGCGATGGCGGCCGGCTTCCTGTTCCGCATCGGTATCGTCTTCGTCGTCATCACCTTCATCTTCGGCGAATTGATTACGCCACGCACGGAGCCGCTGGCCGAGCGCCTGAAGCTGACCTCGCGCGGCGCGGCCGTGTCGAGCGAATTCCGCTCGGGCCTGTGGACCAAGGACATGGTCAAGAGCGATGGCCTGACGGGCGCCGTCACCGGTTCGCGTTTCTTCAATGTCGGCGAAGCGCAGCCGGACGGGCAGCTGAAAAACGTCAAGCTGTATGAATTTGACACCGATATGCGCTTGCGTACCTTGACCGTGGCCAACGGCGCTACCTATCAGGGCAAGAATATCTGGCGCTTGACGGATGTGACGGAAACCTCGTTCTCGAACAGCGCCACCGCCGCACCCGGTTACGAGCCGAAGCTGGAAAACTACTATGGCCAGGAAACGAGCCTGGTGCACACCGTGAAAAGCGCGACCAAGGACATGGTCTCGGAAGTGACGCCGAAGATCCTGACGGTGTCGGCCTCCGATCCCGAGCGCATGTCGGCCAGCGAACTGGCCGTATATACGCGCCACCTGGCCGAAAACAAGCAGGAAACGGAGCGCTTCCGCATCGCCTTCTGGAAAAAGCTGATCGATCCGCTGGCCATTTTCGTGCTGATGGCGCTGGCGCTGCCGTTTGCCTACATGCATACGCGCAGCGGCGGCATCAGCCTGAAGATTTTCATCGGTATCATGATCGGCGTGAGCTTCATGCTGGTCAACACACTGTTTTCGCACCTTGGCTTGCTGAGCACCTGGCCGGCCTTCCTGACGGCGGTGGCGCCGAGCGCCCTGTATCTGCTGCTGGCGCTGGGCGCCCTGTGGTGGGTGGAGCGGCACTGA
- a CDS encoding DUF934 domain-containing protein, producing MFEVREEIIKNTAVVPNSWGLLRLDEGETPETVTVPAGKVIVPLPVWQAQRETLLARQPDIGVWLASDERPEELAADVAQLPVIGVDFPKFTDGRGYSIAFNLRARLGFQGELRAIGDVLRDQLFSMHRVGFDAYATRPDRSIHEALKGLSVFSETYQASWDQKSPLFRRHHREGQNPDLDNAAGI from the coding sequence ATGTTTGAAGTACGCGAAGAAATCATCAAGAACACCGCCGTGGTGCCAAATAGCTGGGGCCTGCTGCGCCTCGATGAAGGCGAAACGCCGGAAACGGTGACCGTTCCTGCGGGCAAGGTCATCGTGCCGCTGCCCGTGTGGCAAGCCCAGCGCGAAACCCTGCTGGCTCGCCAGCCCGACATCGGCGTCTGGCTAGCCAGCGACGAGCGGCCGGAAGAGCTGGCGGCCGACGTGGCGCAACTGCCCGTCATCGGCGTGGACTTTCCGAAATTCACGGATGGCCGCGGCTATTCCATCGCCTTCAACCTGCGCGCCCGCCTCGGTTTCCAGGGCGAATTGCGCGCCATCGGCGACGTCTTGCGCGACCAGCTGTTTTCCATGCACCGCGTCGGCTTCGACGCGTATGCGACGCGCCCCGACCGCAGCATCCATGAGGCGCTGAAAGGCCTGTCCGTGTTCTCGGAAACCTACCAGGCATCGTGGGACCAGAAGTCGCCGCTGTTCCGCCGCCACCACCGCGAAGGCCAGAATCCCGACCTCGACAACGCGGCCGGCATCTGA
- a CDS encoding sirohydrochlorin chelatase: MHATGTPAAGAQQALILFAHGARAASWAAPFERLRELTQARMPATSVHLAFLELMTPRLPELVQALLAELPAGATLDVTVVPVFLGQGGHVLRDLPLLAEELRQRHPQLRLNVVEAVGENAGVLAAIADYCVAAPGATQSS, encoded by the coding sequence ATGCATGCCACCGGCACGCCCGCGGCCGGCGCGCAGCAGGCGCTGATCCTGTTTGCCCATGGCGCGCGCGCCGCATCCTGGGCCGCGCCATTCGAACGCCTGCGCGAGCTGACCCAGGCGCGCATGCCCGCAACGTCCGTGCACCTGGCTTTCCTTGAACTGATGACGCCGCGCCTGCCCGAACTGGTGCAGGCGCTGCTGGCCGAACTGCCCGCTGGCGCCACGCTGGACGTCACCGTGGTGCCGGTGTTCCTGGGACAGGGCGGGCATGTGCTGCGCGACTTGCCGCTATTGGCGGAAGAGCTGCGCCAGCGGCATCCGCAACTGCGCCTGAACGTGGTCGAGGCGGTGGGCGAGAATGCCGGCGTGCTGGCTGCCATCGCCGACTATTGCGTGGCCGCGCCGGGCGCTACGCAGTCCTCTTGA
- the cobA gene encoding uroporphyrinogen-III C-methyltransferase, producing the protein MHSSPSLPGKVYLVGAGPGAQDLMTLRGARLLAQADVVLHDALVTDEMLELCPQAQKILVGKRCGQLSTAQAFINKQLVDHARKHAIVVRLKGGDPMLFGRADEELRALEEAGIAVEVVPGITTALAAAAATQQPLTKRGVARSVAFFTSSTAPGEPDQTAIPDCDTLVQYMGGREAIVTARRLLAQGRPAATPVVVIENCSRPGQRIVRLPLSALAHGLGDAHGPVLVMLGEAMATRTHQSIEETATILARQA; encoded by the coding sequence ATGCACAGCTCCCCATCTCTCCCCGGCAAGGTTTACCTAGTGGGCGCCGGCCCCGGCGCGCAAGACCTGATGACCTTGCGCGGCGCGCGCCTGCTGGCGCAAGCGGACGTCGTGCTGCACGACGCGCTCGTCACTGACGAGATGCTGGAGCTGTGCCCGCAGGCGCAAAAGATTCTGGTCGGCAAGCGTTGCGGCCAGTTGTCGACGGCGCAAGCTTTTATTAACAAGCAACTGGTCGACCACGCGCGCAAGCACGCCATCGTGGTGCGCCTGAAGGGCGGCGACCCCATGCTGTTTGGCCGCGCCGACGAGGAATTGCGCGCGCTGGAAGAAGCCGGCATCGCGGTGGAAGTGGTGCCCGGCATTACCACGGCGCTGGCGGCGGCGGCAGCCACGCAACAGCCGCTGACCAAGCGCGGCGTGGCCCGCAGCGTGGCCTTCTTTACCTCGAGCACGGCACCGGGCGAGCCGGACCAGACGGCCATTCCCGACTGCGACACCCTGGTGCAATACATGGGCGGACGCGAAGCCATCGTCACGGCCCGGCGCCTGCTGGCGCAGGGCCGCCCTGCCGCGACTCCCGTGGTGGTGATCGAAAACTGCAGCCGTCCAGGGCAGCGCATCGTGCGCCTGCCCCTGAGCGCACTGGCGCATGGCCTCGGCGATGCGCACGGTCCCGTGCTGGTGATGCTGGGCGAGGCCATGGCCACGCGCACGCACCAATCCATCGAAGAAACAGCCACCATTCTGGCGCGCCAGGCTTGA
- a CDS encoding nitrite/sulfite reductase gives MYHYDQYDHLIIKERIAQYRDQVARRIANELTEEEFIPLRLQNGLYMQRHAYMLRIAVPYGLLSSKQMRMFAHIARKYDRGYGHFTTRQNIQFNWIELEQTPDILTDLASVEMHAIQTSGNCIRNTTSDPYAGVAADEIIDPRPYAEVLRQWSTFHPEFIALPRKFKVAINGAVEDRAAIAVHDIGLTAVRNAAGEVGFKVMAGGGMGRTPILGSVVREFLPWQHLLTYIQAIMRVYNLHGRRDNKYKARIKILLKAIGVEEFTRQVEAEWVDLKDGPETLTTEEMQRVADFFNPPAYLALPELDYKLEHADNKAYVNWLARNVKPHQRPGYVAVVLSLKKTGVPPGDATAEQIDFVADLSDRYSFGELRVTHEQNLVLADVEQSKLFKLWQEAKAHGLATPNIGLLTDMICCPGGDFCSLANAKSLPIAAAIAERFDSIDFQHDIGEIELNISGCINACGHHHVGSIGILGVDKDGSEWYQVSIGGAQGNHAAIGKIIGPSFSSLQMPEVIGRLLHVYVRDRHEGERFVDTAQRLGLAPFKEHVYATPITVGNLVGEDEYV, from the coding sequence ATGTACCATTACGATCAGTACGACCACCTCATCATCAAAGAACGCATCGCCCAGTACCGAGACCAGGTTGCGCGCCGTATCGCCAATGAACTGACGGAAGAGGAATTCATTCCGCTGCGCCTGCAAAACGGCCTGTACATGCAACGCCACGCCTATATGCTGCGCATCGCCGTGCCGTACGGCTTGCTGTCGTCGAAGCAGATGCGCATGTTCGCGCACATCGCGCGCAAGTACGACCGCGGCTATGGCCACTTCACCACGCGCCAGAACATCCAGTTCAACTGGATCGAGCTGGAGCAGACACCCGACATCCTGACGGACCTGGCATCCGTGGAAATGCACGCGATCCAGACCTCGGGCAACTGTATCCGAAATACAACATCGGATCCCTACGCCGGCGTTGCCGCCGATGAAATCATCGACCCGCGCCCGTACGCGGAAGTGCTGCGCCAGTGGAGCACCTTCCACCCGGAATTCATCGCCCTGCCGCGTAAATTCAAGGTCGCCATCAATGGCGCCGTGGAAGATCGCGCCGCCATCGCCGTGCACGACATCGGCTTGACGGCCGTGCGCAACGCCGCCGGCGAAGTGGGCTTCAAGGTGATGGCCGGCGGCGGCATGGGCCGCACGCCCATCCTCGGCAGCGTGGTGCGCGAATTCCTGCCATGGCAGCACTTGCTCACATATATACAAGCAATCATGCGCGTGTACAACTTGCACGGCCGCCGCGACAACAAATACAAGGCGCGCATCAAGATTTTGCTGAAAGCCATCGGCGTGGAAGAATTCACGCGCCAGGTGGAAGCAGAGTGGGTCGACCTGAAAGATGGTCCGGAAACCCTGACGACCGAGGAAATGCAGCGCGTGGCGGACTTTTTCAATCCGCCCGCCTACCTGGCCCTGCCGGAACTCGACTACAAGCTTGAACACGCGGACAACAAGGCCTATGTGAACTGGCTGGCGCGCAACGTCAAGCCGCACCAGCGCCCCGGCTATGTGGCCGTGGTGCTGTCGCTGAAGAAGACGGGCGTGCCGCCGGGCGACGCGACGGCCGAGCAGATCGACTTCGTGGCGGATCTCTCCGACCGCTACAGCTTTGGCGAACTGCGCGTCACGCATGAGCAAAACCTGGTGCTGGCCGACGTGGAGCAGTCGAAACTGTTCAAGCTGTGGCAGGAAGCCAAGGCGCACGGCCTGGCCACGCCGAACATCGGCTTGCTGACCGACATGATTTGCTGCCCGGGCGGCGACTTCTGCTCGCTGGCCAACGCCAAGTCCTTGCCGATCGCGGCCGCCATCGCGGAACGCTTCGACAGCATCGACTTCCAGCACGACATCGGCGAGATCGAGCTGAACATTTCCGGCTGCATCAATGCCTGCGGTCACCACCACGTGGGCAGCATCGGCATCCTCGGCGTCGACAAGGATGGCAGCGAATGGTATCAAGTGTCGATCGGCGGCGCCCAGGGCAACCATGCCGCCATCGGCAAGATCATCGGCCCCTCGTTCTCTTCCCTGCAGATGCCTGAAGTCATCGGCCGCCTGCTGCACGTCTACGTGCGCGACCGCCACGAAGGCGAGCGTTTCGTCGACACGGCCCAGCGCCTGGGCCTGGCGCCGTTCAAGGAACACGTATATGCAACGCCGATCACCGTCGGCAACCTGGTGGGAGAAGACGAATATGTTTGA
- a CDS encoding Stealth CR1 domain-containing protein: MNIDIVYLWVDGADPAWRARQQQAYAAWEQAHPGQLALHGNVAGRYRDNGELRYNLRALERFFPGHGHIYLLTDRQVPAWLRSSKRLTVLDHRSLMPEAALPVFDSGHIESYLHHIPGLSERFLYLNDDVFLGAPFEPGFWFGEGQRSHLSVFTESALQEEPDGLRADAAAPVNCATLARQWLSARYPDYRHEARLYAHAPRPMLKSALHELEALAPAMFASVRATVFRSWQVPALLPDLVPRWMVHMGYAHARIFDPLHIASGDADAPLQLEQLLARFGSLPFFCINDTCDEVEDDDPRLLRVAATLQRLLPLPSSFEHA; encoded by the coding sequence GTGAACATCGATATCGTCTATCTGTGGGTCGATGGCGCGGACCCGGCATGGCGCGCGCGCCAGCAGCAGGCGTATGCGGCATGGGAGCAGGCGCATCCCGGCCAGCTGGCCCTGCACGGCAACGTGGCGGGCCGCTATCGCGATAACGGCGAACTGCGCTACAACCTGCGCGCACTCGAGCGCTTCTTTCCCGGCCATGGCCATATCTACTTGCTGACGGACCGCCAGGTGCCGGCCTGGCTGCGTTCTTCAAAGCGCCTGACGGTGCTCGATCACCGCAGCCTGATGCCCGAAGCGGCCTTGCCCGTGTTCGACTCGGGCCATATCGAATCGTACCTGCACCATATTCCGGGCTTGTCCGAACGCTTCCTGTACCTGAATGACGATGTGTTTTTGGGGGCGCCATTCGAGCCGGGATTCTGGTTCGGCGAAGGGCAGCGCAGCCATCTGAGCGTCTTCACGGAAAGCGCGCTGCAGGAGGAGCCGGACGGCTTGCGCGCCGATGCGGCGGCGCCCGTCAATTGCGCCACCCTGGCCCGGCAATGGCTGTCGGCGCGGTATCCCGATTACCGGCACGAGGCGCGCCTGTATGCGCATGCGCCGCGCCCCATGCTGAAAAGCGCGCTGCACGAACTCGAGGCGCTGGCGCCGGCCATGTTTGCCAGCGTGCGCGCGACGGTGTTCCGCTCATGGCAGGTGCCGGCATTGCTGCCGGACCTGGTGCCGCGCTGGATGGTGCATATGGGGTATGCGCATGCGCGCATTTTCGATCCGCTGCATATCGCCAGTGGCGATGCGGATGCGCCGCTGCAGCTGGAGCAGCTGCTGGCGCGTTTTGGCAGCCTGCCTTTCTTCTGCATCAACGATACCTGCGACGAGGTGGAGGATGATGATCCGCGCCTGCTGCGCGTGGCGGCTACCTTGCAGCGGCTGCTGCCGCTGCCGTCGTCATTCGAACACGCCTAG
- a CDS encoding sulfate adenylyltransferase subunit 1: MNAAIQNTTLSNSVERGMLRFITAGSVDDGKSTLIGRLLFDSKGIFADQLDAMSRSKHKRTVGDTVDLSLLTDGLEAEREQGITIDVAYRYFATPKRKFIIADTPGHEQYTRNMVTGASTADAVIILIDVSKVKLGDDGSVELLIQTKRHSTIAHLLQIEHVVVAVNKMDLVDYDETVYNRIVAAYREFAQSLGLKDITPIPLSALTGDNVVERGEKLGWYTGPTLIELLESLSVYDESHDAPFRFPVQLVARHNGHEANDFRGYMGRIEAGKVSIGDTLVVQPSGQTATVKDIVTLDGSLPTAVVGQSVTLLLNEYLDISRGDLLASVDRPATLLKQVVADVCWLSEDALDLRRKYWIKHGTKQTAAKVTAIDTLLDINTQQRHPADGLKLNDIARISLTVQQPLAADSYADIRATGAFILIDEVTHQTVAAGMVRL; encoded by the coding sequence ATGAACGCAGCAATCCAGAACACCACTCTCAGCAACAGCGTCGAACGCGGCATGTTGCGCTTCATCACGGCCGGTTCCGTCGATGACGGCAAGAGCACCCTGATCGGCCGCTTGCTGTTCGACAGCAAGGGCATCTTTGCCGACCAGCTCGACGCCATGTCGCGCTCCAAGCACAAGCGCACGGTGGGCGACACGGTCGACCTGTCGCTGCTGACGGATGGCCTGGAAGCGGAGCGCGAGCAAGGCATCACCATCGACGTGGCCTACCGTTACTTCGCCACGCCGAAGCGCAAGTTCATCATCGCCGATACGCCCGGCCACGAGCAATACACGCGCAACATGGTCACGGGGGCATCCACCGCCGACGCCGTCATCATCCTGATCGACGTGTCGAAAGTCAAACTGGGCGACGATGGCAGCGTGGAACTGTTGATCCAGACCAAGCGCCACTCCACCATCGCCCATTTGCTGCAGATCGAGCACGTGGTCGTCGCCGTCAACAAGATGGACCTCGTCGACTACGACGAAACGGTGTACAACCGCATCGTGGCCGCCTACCGCGAATTCGCCCAGTCGCTGGGCTTGAAGGACATCACGCCGATCCCGCTGTCGGCCTTGACCGGCGACAACGTCGTCGAGCGGGGCGAGAAGCTGGGCTGGTACACGGGGCCGACGCTGATCGAGTTGCTCGAATCGCTGTCCGTCTACGATGAATCGCACGACGCGCCATTCCGCTTCCCCGTGCAGCTGGTGGCGCGCCACAATGGCCATGAAGCGAACGACTTCCGCGGCTACATGGGCCGCATCGAGGCGGGCAAGGTCAGCATCGGCGACACGCTGGTGGTGCAGCCGTCGGGCCAGACGGCCACCGTCAAGGATATCGTCACGCTGGACGGCTCGCTGCCGACGGCCGTGGTGGGCCAGTCCGTGACCCTGCTGCTCAATGAATACCTCGATATCTCGCGCGGCGACCTGCTGGCCAGCGTCGATCGCCCTGCCACCCTGCTGAAACAGGTGGTGGCCGACGTGTGCTGGCTGTCGGAAGACGCGCTGGACCTGCGCCGCAAGTACTGGATCAAGCATGGCACGAAACAGACGGCGGCAAAAGTGACGGCCATCGATACCTTGCTCGATATCAATACCCAACAGCGCCATCCGGCCGACGGCTTGAAATTGAACGATATCGCCCGCATCAGCCTGACCGTGCAGCAGCCGCTGGCGGCCGACTCTTACGCCGACATCCGCGCCACGGGCGCGTTCATCCTGATCGATGAAGTCACCCACCAAACCGTCGCCGCCGGCATGGTCCGGCTGTAA
- a CDS encoding phosphoadenylyl-sulfate reductase yields MSDLTSLIDATEQTLTRIAADFSPAVFASSLAAEDMVLTDMILKAKLPIGIFSLETGRLHQETLAVLDKVKAHYGHDIALYRPQAEAVAAYVEQNGLNAFYNSVEMRRECCRIRKVEPLGRALAGNKAWVTGQRRAQSTTRAELHVQEDDAAHAMTKFNPLADWSEEDVWAYIRANDVPYNALHDQGYPSIGCEPCTRAIEPGEDVRAGRWWWENPDSKECGLHMVDGKLIRIKSVAA; encoded by the coding sequence ATGAGCGATCTGACTTCTTTAATTGACGCCACCGAGCAAACGCTGACACGCATCGCCGCGGACTTTTCGCCGGCCGTGTTCGCTTCTAGCCTGGCAGCCGAAGACATGGTGCTGACCGACATGATTCTCAAGGCGAAGCTGCCCATTGGCATCTTTTCCCTGGAAACAGGCCGGCTGCACCAGGAAACCCTGGCCGTGCTCGACAAGGTCAAGGCCCATTACGGCCACGACATCGCCCTGTACCGGCCGCAAGCGGAAGCGGTGGCCGCCTACGTCGAGCAGAACGGCCTCAATGCCTTTTATAACAGCGTCGAAATGCGCCGCGAATGCTGCCGCATCCGCAAGGTCGAGCCGCTGGGCCGCGCCCTGGCCGGCAACAAGGCCTGGGTCACGGGACAACGCCGCGCCCAATCCACGACGCGCGCCGAACTGCATGTGCAGGAAGACGACGCGGCGCACGCCATGACGAAATTCAATCCGCTGGCCGACTGGTCGGAAGAAGACGTGTGGGCCTACATCCGCGCCAACGACGTACCCTACAATGCGCTGCACGACCAGGGCTACCCGTCGATCGGCTGCGAACCATGCACGCGGGCCATCGAGCCGGGCGAAGATGTGCGCGCCGGACGCTGGTGGTGGGAAAACCCGGATTCCAAGGAATGCGGCCTGCACATGGTGGACGGCAAGTTGATACGCATCAAATCCGTGGCAGCCTGA
- the cysD gene encoding sulfate adenylyltransferase subunit CysD — MSNILNQRHLDSLESEAIHIMREVAAESANPALLFSGGKDSVVLLRLAEKAFRPGKFPFPLVHIDTGHNFPEVITFRDKKVAQLGERLIVGSVEDSIKRGTVRLRNPATDSRNAAQAVTLLETIAEHGFDACIGGARRDEEKARAKERIFSFRDEFGAWDPKAQRPELWDLYNTRVHPGENMRVFPISNWTELDVWQYIAREQLELPPIYFAHERQVIPRNGLLVPLTDLTPPREGETVETQVVRFRTVGDISCTCPVSSDAATVDAIIAETAITQITERGATRMDDQTSEASMEKRKKAGYF, encoded by the coding sequence ATGAGCAATATTTTGAACCAGCGCCACCTCGACAGCCTTGAGTCGGAAGCCATCCACATCATGCGCGAAGTGGCGGCCGAGTCGGCCAATCCCGCCTTGCTGTTCTCCGGCGGCAAGGATTCCGTCGTCCTGCTGCGTTTGGCCGAGAAAGCCTTCCGCCCAGGCAAGTTCCCCTTTCCCCTCGTGCATATCGACACGGGCCACAATTTCCCGGAAGTCATCACCTTCCGCGACAAGAAGGTGGCGCAACTGGGCGAACGCCTGATCGTCGGCTCCGTCGAAGACTCGATCAAGCGCGGTACCGTGCGCCTGCGCAACCCGGCCACGGACTCGCGCAACGCGGCGCAAGCCGTGACCTTGCTGGAAACCATCGCCGAGCACGGCTTTGACGCCTGCATCGGCGGCGCCCGCCGCGACGAGGAAAAGGCCCGCGCCAAGGAACGCATCTTTTCGTTCCGCGACGAATTCGGCGCCTGGGACCCGAAAGCCCAGCGCCCCGAGCTGTGGGACCTGTATAACACGCGCGTGCACCCGGGCGAGAACATGCGCGTCTTCCCCATCTCGAACTGGACCGAACTGGACGTATGGCAATACATCGCCCGCGAGCAGCTGGAATTGCCGCCGATCTACTTCGCGCACGAGCGCCAGGTGATCCCGCGCAATGGGCTCCTGGTGCCGCTGACGGACCTGACGCCGCCGCGCGAAGGCGAAACGGTGGAAACGCAAGTCGTGCGCTTCCGTACCGTGGGCGACATCTCGTGCACCTGCCCCGTCTCGTCCGACGCGGCCACGGTGGACGCCATCATCGCCGAGACGGCAATCACGCAAATCACGGAACGGGGCGCCACCCGCATGGATGACCAGACTTCCGAAGCCTCGATGGAAAAACGCAAGAAAGCAGGGTATTTCTAA
- a CDS encoding sulfite exporter TauE/SafE family protein: MTLSYIVSGFAVGLLVGMTGVGGGSLMTPLLTLLFGVPPSVAVGTDLAFASITKSAGTLTHRLRGTIRWDIVKRLCIGALPAAVVSTLALKSFGTLSPEIGQIIRYSIAGSVLLTVVALIFKSRMLAWINAHPEKQLQGNKLAAATIFSGAVLGVLVTVSSIGAGAIGATLLVMLYPRMSSAEVAGTDIAYAVPLTAIAALGHWWLGSIHWELLASLLVGSLPGITLGSWVARSVPEKFLRVLLAMTLTGVAVKLIY; the protein is encoded by the coding sequence ATGACTTTGTCTTATATAGTCTCAGGATTTGCCGTTGGATTACTCGTAGGAATGACCGGCGTGGGCGGCGGTTCATTGATGACCCCCCTGTTAACCCTGCTGTTTGGCGTGCCGCCGTCCGTGGCCGTCGGCACCGACCTGGCCTTCGCCTCGATCACCAAGAGCGCCGGCACGCTGACGCACCGTCTGCGCGGCACCATCCGCTGGGATATCGTCAAGCGCCTGTGCATCGGCGCCCTGCCCGCCGCCGTCGTCTCGACCCTGGCGCTGAAGTCGTTCGGCACCCTGTCGCCGGAAATCGGCCAGATCATCCGTTACTCCATCGCCGGCTCCGTGCTGCTGACCGTGGTGGCGCTCATCTTCAAGAGCCGCATGCTGGCCTGGATCAATGCCCATCCGGAGAAACAATTACAAGGAAACAAGCTTGCCGCCGCGACCATTTTTTCCGGCGCCGTGCTGGGCGTGCTGGTGACGGTGTCGTCGATCGGCGCCGGCGCCATCGGCGCCACCCTGCTGGTGATGCTGTATCCACGTATGAGCTCGGCCGAAGTGGCGGGCACCGACATCGCCTACGCCGTGCCGCTGACGGCCATCGCCGCGCTCGGCCACTGGTGGCTCGGCTCCATCCACTGGGAATTGCTGGCCTCGCTGCTGGTCGGCTCCCTGCCCGGCATCACGCTCGGTTCCTGGGTGGCCCGCTCGGTGCCGGAAAAGTTTTTACGCGTCCTGCTGGCGATGACCTTGACCGGCGTGGCAGTAAAGCTAATCTATTAA
- the lptF gene encoding LPS export ABC transporter permease LptF produces the protein MASAAGATFTVLFSILLTWMLIGILGKAAGGKIASSDVMSLMVFSALMQLPTILILTGFIAVLMVVTRSYKESEMVVWFASGLSLSRWIWPVLSFGLPLVLATGILSLYATPWAQQKSDEYVARFEKREDLQKVTPGQFRESAGSNRIFFVEGASGEKNVVQNVFVNTVDEKGSAVVVVAKEGVINTDARGERFLVLKSGRRYQGVPTQADFQTMEFEQYIMRIESKPQELGADLGVRAMSTMALIAANNQYTMAELLWRISAPLIGLMLILLAIPLGFVNPRAGSSANLIVALLIFFSYSNLIKVVEASVKQGRLTFGVAWWPLHLLAALAVVALFAWRLNVNHRYHPLVLLASFKRARRAGNTSKAVSK, from the coding sequence TTGGCTAGTGCCGCCGGGGCCACCTTCACTGTTTTGTTCAGCATCCTGCTCACCTGGATGCTGATCGGTATTCTCGGCAAGGCGGCGGGCGGCAAGATCGCGTCCTCCGACGTCATGTCCCTGATGGTCTTTTCCGCCCTGATGCAGCTGCCCACCATCCTCATCCTCACCGGTTTCATCGCGGTGCTGATGGTCGTCACGCGCAGTTACAAGGAATCGGAGATGGTGGTGTGGTTCGCCTCCGGCCTGAGCCTGTCGCGCTGGATCTGGCCCGTGCTCAGCTTTGGCCTGCCGCTGGTGCTGGCCACCGGCATCCTGAGCCTGTACGCCACGCCTTGGGCGCAGCAGAAAAGCGACGAATACGTGGCGCGCTTCGAAAAACGCGAAGACCTGCAGAAGGTCACGCCTGGCCAGTTCCGCGAATCGGCTGGCAGCAACCGCATCTTCTTCGTCGAAGGCGCCAGCGGCGAGAAAAACGTGGTGCAGAACGTCTTCGTCAACACCGTCGATGAAAAAGGCAGTGCCGTCGTCGTCGTCGCCAAGGAAGGCGTGATCAATACCGACGCCCGTGGCGAACGCTTCCTGGTGCTGAAGAGCGGCCGCCGCTACCAGGGTGTGCCGACGCAGGCCGACTTCCAGACCATGGAATTCGAGCAGTACATCATGCGCATCGAGAGCAAGCCGCAGGAACTGGGGGCGGATCTCGGCGTGCGCGCCATGAGCACCATGGCGCTGATCGCCGCGAACAACCAGTACACGATGGCAGAACTGCTGTGGCGCATCAGCGCACCGTTGATTGGCCTGATGCTGATCCTGCTGGCCATTCCGCTGGGTTTTGTCAATCCGCGCGCCGGCAGTTCGGCCAACCTGATCGTGGCCTTGCTGATCTTCTTCTCGTATAGCAATCTGATCAAGGTTGTCGAGGCGAGCGTGAAACAGGGCAGGCTGACGTTTGGCGTGGCCTGGTGGCCGCTGCACCTGCTGGCGGCACTGGCCGTGGTGGCGCTGTTCGCCTGGCGCCTGAATGTCAACCACCGCTACCATCCGCTGGTTCTGCTGGCATCCTTCAAGCGCGCGCGCCGCGCCGGCAACACAAGTAAAGCGGTATCGAAATGA